Proteins encoded within one genomic window of Pseudomonadota bacterium:
- a CDS encoding DUF1847 domain-containing protein: MKKEPRCAHCEKKVCRDGIDCFGLRDETAKLYNDQETLRLHRAATAIEGRHYCQEPRLREVILFAKEMGYTKLGLAFCIGLAEEAAAIDKILSKDFEVYSICCKNCAINKKDFQLEQIKDNIDEYMCNPAGQADMLNRVGCEFNIICGLCVGHDALFTKFSQAPVTTLIAKDRVLGHNPTAAIYCQYIRRTF; the protein is encoded by the coding sequence ATGAAAAAAGAACCCCGTTGTGCTCACTGTGAGAAAAAAGTCTGCCGGGATGGAATTGATTGTTTCGGTCTGCGGGATGAAACCGCGAAACTATATAATGATCAGGAGACTCTCCGGTTGCATCGTGCCGCGACCGCCATTGAAGGACGCCATTATTGCCAGGAGCCGCGTTTACGCGAAGTTATTCTCTTTGCGAAAGAGATGGGGTACACAAAACTCGGACTGGCATTCTGCATCGGCCTGGCCGAGGAAGCCGCTGCTATCGACAAAATCCTCAGCAAAGATTTCGAAGTTTACTCGATCTGCTGTAAAAACTGTGCTATCAACAAAAAGGATTTTCAGCTCGAACAGATCAAAGACAACATAGATGAATACATGTGCAATCCCGCCGGCCAAGCCGATATGCTTAACCGCGTAGGATGTGAATTCAATATCATCTGCGGCCTCTGCGTAGGTCACGATGCCCTGTTTACAAAGTTTTCCCAGGCACCGGTTACCACCCTGATAGCCAAGGATCGCGTCCTGGGGCATAACCCGACTGCCGCAATCTATTGTCAATATATCCGCCGAACATTTTAA